From the genome of Vicia villosa cultivar HV-30 ecotype Madison, WI linkage group LG2, Vvil1.0, whole genome shotgun sequence, one region includes:
- the LOC131649518 gene encoding uncharacterized protein LOC131649518, which translates to MSNYTEGSVHGESTPRNQPKGYQTDTINPYFMHPNENPALILVTPLLTSSNYHSWSHSMMMALRSKNKLHFINGVLPRPADLDFNSIAWDRCNTMIMSWIKNSVEQEIAQSILWMDNAADMWNELKERFYQGDVFRISDLQEEICTLKQGDSSISSYYTKLKILWQELDNFRPIPSCECDPSCSALVKIRAYRDSDQVIHFLKGLNDQYAAIRSQIMLMDPLPSICKVYSLLVQGNNYTGGRGNVRGGKTAGGRGRGNRVCTHCGMTNHTIDTCFKKHGYPPNWKTDGAAGAFNNYVSSQDKHEVQHRDDSETNVQASSGLAFTPEQHKALLALLQDASQIQSHSINQLTSHNTPNSGIICTLPTSFHPDTFILDTSATDHVCYTHKYFQCLNCIKPMTIKLPNGSLVSTSLAGTVKFNDSFYLTNVLYMPEFSFNLISVPKLTQSLNCQLMFTTVACVIQDLSSKRMIGTTELHGGLYLLKTPIMSLLPDPPSHSVNSLVNKPKIDSSTCSIWLNVTVMCT; encoded by the exons ATGTCGAATTACACCGAGGGTAGCGTTCATGGAGAATCCACTCCTCGCAACCAACCGAAAGGGTATCAAACTGATACTATCAACCCTTACTTCATGCATCCAAACGAAAATCCTGCACTGATCCTTGTTACACCTCTTCTCACAAGCAGTAACTATCACTCTTGGTCCCATTCAATGATGATGGCTCTTCGGTCCAAGAATAAACTGCACTTCATCAATGGCGTACTGCCTCGCCCTGCAGACCTCGATTTCAACTCCATTGCTTGGGATAGGTGTAACACCATGATCATGTCATGGATCAAGAATTCTGTGGAACAAGAGATAGCTCAAAGCATTCTATGGATGGATAACGCAGCTGACATGTGGAATGAATTGAAGGAACGTTTTTACCAAGGTGACGTCTTTCGTATCTCTGATTTGCAAGAAGAGATTTGCACCCTTAAGCAAGGTGATTCTTCTATATCTTCTTATTACACCAAACTGAAAATTTTATGGCAAGAGTTAGACAATTTTCGTCCCATCCCTAGCTGTGAATGTGATCCATCTTGTAGTGCTCTTGTTAAGATTCGAGCCTATAGAGACAGTGATCAagtaattcattttttaaaaggATTGAATGATCAATATGCTGCCATTAGATCCCAGATTATGTTAATGGATCCTTTACCAAGCATATGCAAAGTTTATTCCTTACTTGTTCA AGGAAACAATTACACTGGGGGAAGAGGTAATGTTAGAGGTGGCAAGACTGCTGGTGGTAGAGGTAGAGGAAATCGTGTCTGCACACACTGTGGTATGACAAATCATACCATTGACACTTGTTTCAAAAAGCACGGTTACCCTCCCAATTGGAAAACTGATGGTGCAGCTGGTGCATTTAACAATTATGTTTCTTCACAAGACAAGCATGAAGTTCAGCACAGGGATGATTCTGAAACAAATGTTCAAGCATCTTCTGGTTTGGCTTTTACTCCTGAGCAGCACAAAGCCCTGTTAGCATTGCTCCAAGATGCATCACAAATACAATCTCATAGCATTAACCAACTCACCTCTCATAACACTCCCAATTCAGGTATTATCTGCACTCTTCCCACCTCATTCCATCCTGATACTTTCATTCTTGACACTAGTGCAACAGATCATGTATGTTACACTCATAAATATTTTCAATGTTTAAATTGTATCAAACCCATGACTATTAAACTTCCCAATGGTAGCCTTGTTTCTACATCTCTTGCAGGAACTGTTAAGTTCAATGACTCCTTCTACCTAACTAATGTTCTATATATGCCTGAATTCTCCTTCAATCTTATTTCAGTTCCAAAATTAACTCAAAGTCTAAACTGTCAACTCATGTTCACTACTGTTGCTTGTGTCATACAGGATCTATCTTCCAAGAGGATGATTGGCACAACTGAATTGCATGGTGGATTGTATTTGCTCAAGACTCCTATCATG